In Gopherus flavomarginatus isolate rGopFla2 chromosome 1, rGopFla2.mat.asm, whole genome shotgun sequence, a single genomic region encodes these proteins:
- the SMIM30 gene encoding small integral membrane protein 30 — translation MAFLGNTSKLFVVLISLVLMLPVVEALDSGDAIALLLGVVLTIIGFCACLGLYARKRNGQL, via the coding sequence ATGGCTTTTCTTGGGAACACCTCAAAACTCTTTGTGGTGCTCATTTCACTGGTGCTTATGCTGCCTGTGGTTGAAGCCCTGGATTCTGGAGATGCAATTGCTCTCTTGCTAGGTGTAGTGCTCACTATCATTGGATTCTGTGCCTGTCTAGGCTTATATGCCAGGAAAAGAAATGGACagctatga